From the genome of Ictalurus furcatus strain D&B chromosome 4, Billie_1.0, whole genome shotgun sequence, one region includes:
- the hnrnpul1 gene encoding heterogeneous nuclear ribonucleoprotein U-like protein 1, producing MDIDVKRLKVNELKEELQKRGLDTRGLKADLVDRLKAALESEAAAQDAQEVTPGDGQQTEAVAGDEEPGYEDVSHQGRQEDEGIQIKDETKVVPDVDHDVNRAEIVEEPRVKPETEMLPVFTEEQNALPGEVKEEDDVKPEQQQDPRAASELEEAQQASRYTSHQDNQAPHGRKRHHDDAPGYSYYEHREDKRSRSPQPPAEEDEEDFDDTLVAIDTYNCDLHFKVARDRYSGYPLTIEGFAYLWSGARASYGVNKGRVCYEMRITEEISVKHLPSSEPDPHVVRVGWSLDSCSTQLGEEPFSYGYGGTGKKSSNCKFEDYGQKFGENDVVGCYIDFDSSHEVEISFSKNGKWLDVAFQVRKEELSGRALFPHILVKNCAVEFNFGQKEEPFFPSPEGYEFIQTIAVEDRIRGTVGPATKADCEILMMVGLPACGKTTWAAKHAETNPEKKYNILGTNAIMEKMKVMGLRRQRNYAGRWDILIQQATQCLNRLIQIAARKKRNYILDQTNVYGSAQRRKMRPFEGFQRKAIVICPTDEDLKERTLKQTDVEGKDVPDHAVLEMKANFVLPESGDFLDEVTFVELQRDEAEKMVKQYNEEGRQAAPPPEKRYDNRQTGYRGQSSSFQRYDNRGGPRGGYQNRGGSGGGYRPGFKRGGYNQNGWGGNYRDSSRGGYNRNQSYGGSYNSNHQGSYSKDGYNQSYNQGYNQDYNQSNYNQGNYNQGSYNYGNYSQYPGYGQGYSDNQASGYNQQQSYNQQYQQYAQQWQQYYQNQSQWNQYYSQYGNYSGQQGNSQGQ from the exons ATGGACATTGATGTGAAAAGGCTAAAAGTGAACGAGTTGAAGGAGGAGCTGCAGAAGAGGGGATTAGACACCCGTGGCCTGAAGGCGGACCTGGTGGACAGACTGAAGGCTGCTTTAGAGAGCGAAGCAGCAGCACAGGATGCACAGGAAGTCACACCTGGTGATGGACAGCAAACCGAAGCAG TTGCTGGTGATGAGGAGCCTGGCTATGAAGACGTGTCTCACCAGGGACGGCAGGAAGACGAGGGCATTCAGATCAAAGACGAGACAAAAGTCGTCCCTGACGTAGATCACGATGTGAACAGAGCGGAGATTGTCGAGGAGCCTCGAGTCAAACCCGAAACAGAGATGCTGCCTGTCTTCACAGAAG AGCAAAATGCACTACCAGGTGAGGTGAAGGAGGAGGATGACGTAAAGCCAGAACAGCAGCAAGACCCTAGAGCAGCCAGCGAGTTGGAAGAGGCCCAGCAGGCTTCACGTTACACGTCCCATCAGGACAACCAGGCACCTCACGGCCGTAAAAGGCACCACGACGACGCCCCCGGATATAGTTACTACGAGCATCGAGAGGACAAGAG gTCCCGCTCACCTCAGCCTCCAGCTGAAGAAGATGAGGAGGATTTTGATGACACGCTGGTGGCCATTGATACCT ATAATTGCGATCTGCACTTCAAAGTTGCCCGAGACCGCTACAGTGGCTACCCTCTTACCATCGAAGGCTTTGCTTACCTTTGGTCCGGCGCACGCGCCTCATACGGTGTGAACAAGGGCCGTGTCTGCTACGAGATGAGG ATAACAGAAGAGATCTCAGTCAAACATCTTCCGAGTAGTGAGCCTGACCCACATGTAGTGCGCGTGGGCTGGTCTCTGGATTCCTGCAGCACACAGCTTG GTGAAGAGCCATTCTCTTACGGATACGGCGGAACAGGAAAAAAATCCTCCAACTGCAAATTTGAAGATTACGGGCAGAAATTTGGCGAAAATGACGTCGTCGGATGCTATATT GACTTTGACAGCAGTCATGAAGTGGAGATTTCATTCTCGAAGAACGGGAAGTGGTTGGATGTAGCGTTCCAGGTCAGAAAGGAGGAGCTGTCTGGTCGAGCGCTTTTCCCTCATATCCTGGTGAAAAACTGTGCTGTGGAGTTTAACTTTGGCCAAAAGGAGGAGCCTTTCTTCCCTTCACCAGAGGGATATGAGTTCATCCAGACTATTGCAGTGGAGGACAGGATTAGAGGCACTGTAGGTCCTGCAACCAAGGCTGACTGTGAG ATCTTGATGATGGTTGGTCTGCCCGCGTGTGGCAAAACCACTTGGGCAGCCAAGCATGCTGAGACGAACCCCGAGAAGAAATACAACATTCTCGGCACCAACGCCATTATGGAGAAGATGAAG GTGATGGGTCTGCGGCGTCAGAGGAATTACGCAGGTCGCTGGGACATTCTCATCCAGCAAGCCACACAGTGTCTGAACCGACTCATCCAGATCGCCGCCCGCAAGAAACGCAACTACATTCTGGACCAG ACAAATGTATATGGATCAGCCCAGAGACGAAAAATGCGTCCCTTTGAAGGGTTTCAACGCAAGGCTATTGTAATTTGTCCCACGGACGAGGACTTAAAAGAGCGAACGTTAAAGCAAACTGATGTGGAAGGGAAGGATGTGCCCGATCATGCTGTTTTAGAAATGAAAG CTAACTTTGTGCTGCCGGAGTCTGGAGATTTCCTGGATGAGGTGACCTTCGTTGAGCTGCAGAGAGACGAAGCAGAAAAGATGGTGAAGCAGTACAACGAGGAGGGCCGGCAGGCTGCGCCTCCACCTGAAAAACGCTACGATAACCGGCAGACGGGTTACCGCGGCCAAAGCAGCAGCTTCCAACGCTATGACAACCGTGGAGGTCCACGAGGAGGCTATCAGAACCGCGGCGGCTCTGGAGGAGGATACAGACCAG GTTTTAAACGTGGAGGCTACAACCAGAACGGCTGgggtgggaattacagagacAGCTCGAGAGGTGGCTACAACCGTAACCAGAGCTATGGAGGAAGCTATAACAGCAACCACCAAGGTTCCTATAGTAAGGATGGATACAACCAG AGCTACAACCAAGGATATAACCAAGACTACAACCAGAGCAACTACAACCAAGGCAACTACAACCAAGGAAGCTACAACTATGGGAATTACAGCCAGTATCCTGGATATGGACAAGGCTACAGTGATAATCAAGCCTCTGGGTACAACCAGCAACAGAGCTACAACCAGCAGTACCAGCAG TATGCCCAGCAGTGGCAACAGTACTACCAGAACCAGAGCCAGTGGAACCAGTACTACAGCCAGTATGGCAACTACTCTGGGCAACAGGGCAACAGCCAGGGCCAgtga